The sequence CAGCAACAATGGCCTCCCTAATAGTTTACTAGTGATTTCTCGATGGGTATAGGCTTCGAGTCATAATCGGAATCTTAGATCCAAGATGGTTCTCCAACTGGGATCCCCAATGGTTGCGTTTTGGGGGGCTTCGTTTGATATAGGATGTTAGTGCCACGAGgtctttgtgtgtgtgtgttttttttttttcttttttttttttttttcattttgtgcAATAATCTATAGTGGTACTTTAGGTCATGACTgagattttaatttttagtttttgattCTTATTTTATGTTGTCTTGAGTGTTTGCTTCTGCTGTCTCAAGGGATTTCATCTTATCACAAATGCATATATTTTCATTGACCAGTTGTCTGCTTTAATTTTGGAGATAGGAAGACTTAATAGATTAATAAAGTAccatttttatcatttaattactCATATTGTTCTAAATTATATGGAAAATATAGTATGTTATATAAATTTCTtaacattatttttttcataatattcTAGATCGTACGTATAAATATACTTATATATGCATggcatataattataaattgggATGGAAATAATAAAAGGAATATTATAGTAAAAACTTACAGCTGCTGGTAACTTGATGTGAGAATAGTAGTAAATTTATTCACACAAGCAATGACAGCCATGATAACCCAATAGTAATCCACTTCTTCGGGGAGAATGAGATCAGCTTTAACTCCATCCATGGAAACCTTCCTATTCTTAGAAAACTTCTCCAACTCATTCATGGCATTCATCAGTTCAAGTGTCTTCTCGATCAGAACATTTAGCTCTCGAATTTCAGTTTTCTGTTTGTCTAATAATTCAATTTTCCACCCTTTCAGAAAAGCCAATGAGTCTGTGAGTTGATCAGAAGTGGCCAAATCATTATTAATATTGTATTTGTTTCGATGATATTCAATGAAATCCCCATACTCCTTTGCGAAAACAGCTAGGGTTAGCACTGCCTTTGCCATCCATGTACAATCTTCTAGCTTTTTCAGTATACTTACTGCGGTTTCATGTGCGATTTCTGCACTTTCCAGCTGATCTTTACAACTCAATAACTGTAATTTTGTACTCAAAcgttatgtgtatatatatatatatagaagaatttcaatttaaaatacagataaaattaaatgtagATTTAGTATCATTTCTCAAGTGGTATTTGTGCGTTAATTATAAGTGTTAACATGATATGGTGTAATTATATTCATCAAAATTATTCTGcaaaaaaaaatgagtaaaattgtaaataaagcATAAAAATgagtaatttgaaaaatctccctaattaaaatttatattttaaaagaatTAAACAATAACTActaattgcttgttaaaaaaaataaataaaaaataattactatagatcaataaagaaaaatgaaaattaacaCACACAAATTCTTCATTTAACGGCAATGAttactcaattttttttgtGTACTGTGTTTTTTGCACAAAATTAACAGAGGGACATTTTCATCACTAATTATACCAATATaaattgataataatattttgttgaTTGAAATGAACatattattcaaattaaatttatggTAAATTATATCTCtcttctatataaaatgtggctatgtaacagaattcttagtttaaggatattatttaatttcctacgttaactttaacaaaatatcctattacttaacataatattcttcattaattttacaatagtattatatatatttaaaaataaaaattatttaggtaaaaattatatagatatttgTATTAATTACTCCTAAAATGACATGTGTCATTTTTTAACCTgtctaatttaaaaaaaattattaaaatatatttaaataaacaactaattatataaatttagaaaattaaatttaaaataaaaaaaattaaaactaacaattTCATTTAATTCTCTCCCTCTGTTTTAGATAGAGAATGACATGTGTCATTTTAgaaataattaacaaaattgTTCAAAGATGAACCTACATAGAAAATGGAAATTGGACTTTAAGTATTTTTgctgcaaattttaaaattcgggtatttattagcaacaagtaaaaaaaaaaatagatatttatgcAACAAATTTCGTATTTTGTATgaagaaatttatatttaaaataagtatatatataatcacttTTAAAGAGCATATCAATACAACCGTAATAGCTAAAAAAATCATCAAAgatcaaaatctcaaattttatttcaaatattaaaaaaaatacattacttaattaaaataaattaaacatatatgtaTCACTTAACAtcacctaattaaaaaaaaaaaactaattattcgtACATTGCTTGCACGTAACATCAACCTAGTTATTGATAAAATGTATCTATATTTATTAtactactttttttattattaaaatgcaTGGTGAagtttttatttgataaattttaggttattatgtatataactattataatattacatttttacttttaatgtaaaataaaatataattttattatatattaaattatttaatatttaaaatttatatagcaattaaattttcttaatgaaaattaaataataatttctatataAAATTAAGCAAATACTTGCATGTTGCtattatcatttatatagatactaataaaaataatttttttggttaGGCCATTGAAAAGTattgaatatataaataaataaataataataataaacttgtTAATTTATATGGATATTTATGTTATATTAAATGTGgtcatataacaaaaaaaatattgttttacTATTATAtcttttatcttatattaaatgtgtctacataaatataacattttttaatattataattcaaatttaagcttATTGCTATATATACTGTATAGTAGTATACATGGAGGCTTCATTGGTGCTAGGatgtatttgtttgttttagaATAATGAAACTTctgatttataaaaaaaaataataaataagcttattgcacaattttttttttaaaaaaatctttctactttcttttttttttttttgccaaaaatatacactacaaaaaaaaaaaaactatctaAAGTGACAACTTTATAGTCacaactcaaattttttgtGAGTAAATGTAACTTTTAGTTACAACTAAAAATTACTTGggtctaaaatataatatttagatacaggttgatactaatttagttttagtcacaacaagtattgtgtaaaacacacatttagtcacaataaattatgatttttgtgaCTATTAACCACaaaatttttagtcacaatatatgaattaattattgttttataattAGGAACAAAATTTTCACTTTTAAGTTGTGacaaaaaataagattttttatagtgatgttttataattattattaaaataaaaaaaagtgtatgacatttcaaaattaatgaaaagtattataaaattaaaagtattgtggtaattaaaataaatctataattaacaacaaattttgaatattattgtattttctttttataaataacacttaaattaaaaaaaaaataatttcatttattgaATATCATTCACATAATAAATAACTaattatataactaaaaatGTACATAGCCAGAGTAAAAACTAAGCATATAACTAAGAATACGTGCACTACACGTAATATTAACCTAGTATTTATTAaaggttaattaggatttttcctCCCAAAATTCGACatttaccaaatcatgccccttgaacttttaagTTCGTTAAAAATACCCCTTGAAATATTGAGactgttggatttaaggacttttgtccaattttagtaaaaaaaatctaacatggtTGAaaattcaaggggcatgatttgatacatatcaaagtttgaggggtatgatttggtagatatcaaagtctggggagcatggtttagtacataagcaatcactgaaatagtaaaattgaataaaattaagcaaaagtccttaaatctaacaatctcaatagttcaggggtaATTTTTGACAGCTAAAAAAGTtcagggcatgatttggtataggTTAAAATTTAGaaggtaaaaatcctaattggCCTATATTAAATgtcactatatatatatcaaaaatgttgttgtttttttatatattacaattcaaatttaaacttATTATACATATTTCTTATCTTTcattttatattaaatgtgtTTTCATAACataaaggtttttttttaacattgcaattttaatttaaatttacatatatttttaaaaaatatttttttattattatttttttaccaaaaaatataattatattattatttttttgaaaaaaaaagtgctTGATTTTTCTAAAACAATCAAAAgtgttataaaattaaaattattacagtAAGTAAACTAaaactattattaaattttgaatattagtatattttttttaataaataacatttaaattacaatttgtaatatttcttttatttattgaatagcattatactaattatacaattaaaaatatacataacaagaataaaaattaacaatataattaaatatatgtgttATGTGCACCTAATATTAacctaatatatataaatataaatatcaatattaattataccaataaattagtaataatatttactaattaaagTTAATATATTActctaattaaatttataattaattatgcatatattatttatgtactaTACTTGTATTTGTTAAATATGTataccattttttatttttaaaatcataaaGAGTAGTTGttgtatattaaaatttaatttaataattattagtatcatatttttatttttaataaaaaaatatacttttattttagattaaattattattatttgaaatttatataataattatttgttttaataaattaaaacataaagttTCTAAATAATTTAAGCAAATAAGCATTTGTTATAATTAAGTAGGGGACTCAGAATTTCATTCAAATTGAAGcggaataaaatattaaaaaaatataatacataaatataaaaaatttttacatgaaaaatcacttttgcacaatttattacctaaatactCCTACACGCCTATATCTActtttttacttacaaagtttgttttattacacaaataccacttagtcatcattccatccatcatcaatcaaatcctactctcttccctctctttttttaattttctatcaatcaatccatcatttcactctctttttttttttttctttttatttttaattatatttcagtttttaattttttatttttaattttatttcagtttttaattttttatttttaattttattttcagtttttaatttttaatttttttccataacaattcttcttttctttttatttttagtttttaattgtaaagctagtttcttatatattgttgcctaggtctaggattgacttctatcaatcaatccatcatttcactctttttttt is a genomic window of Cannabis sativa cultivar Pink pepper isolate KNU-18-1 chromosome 9, ASM2916894v1, whole genome shotgun sequence containing:
- the LOC133031149 gene encoding uncharacterized protein LOC133031149 yields the protein MFRMHKIKYNFKSDEKIEEQIKVPKNISNDSFDVESLYTTVRFILKRSIRNFQEATPQVEEEEPKPKGSLRLPICYLKKIISSELLSCKDQLESAEIAHETAVSILKKLEDCTWMAKAVLTLAVFAKEYGDFIEYHRNKYNINNDLATSDQLTDSLAFLKGWKIELLDKQKTEIRELNVLIEKTLELMNAMNELEKFSKNRKVSMDGVKADLILPEEVDYYWVIMAVIACVNKFTTILTSSYQQL